In the genome of Massilia sp. W12, the window AATTGCAGGATATCGTCGATGGCGCTGCGCAGATACAAACGGATATCGGTCGCCACCTGGTCATTGCGGCTGCGTCCGGTATGCAGGCGCTTGCCGGCGTCGCCGACCAATTCGATCAAGCGTTTTTCAATATTCAAATGCACATCTTCCAGCGCCAATTGCCACTCGAAGCCGCCACCCTCAATCTCCTGACGGATTTGCGCCATGCCGCGTTCAATATCCGCCAGATCGGCCGCGCTGATGATGCCCTGCTTGGCCAGCATCGCCGCATGCGCCAGCGAACCCTGGATGTCGAACAGCGCCATGCGTTTGTCAAAAAACACCGAAGCGGTGTAGCGCTGCACTAATGCGGAAACGGGTTCGGAAAAACGCGCCGACCAGGCTTTGTCTTTGCTGGAAAGTTGTGATGTCATGGCTTTACCTTGAACGCTATCTTGAATTGCATCATTGACGGGTGATTTTCGCACTGCAGCAAATGATTATAGCGGTTTTGATAAGAGGCCAAATACAGCGCTGTTTGTGGCCGCGCTTTGCGCGGCGCAAGGAGGCGTGTCTGGCTGGCGCATTCAGCCTGCGGGTGTCGCTGACTGTTGCGGAGGGCCGGCTTTAGCCCTGAACCGTTGCCAAAGCATGAGCAGGCTGCACAGCAAATAGGCCGGCAGGAATATGTACAGCATGATGCCGCCGTAACGGATTTCTGGAAAGAGACGGAGTAATTCCAGCAGTAAGGTCAGGTTGATGAGGCACAAAACGGCATGCGCCGCATTGATGGAGGCGCTATACCGTTCTTGCAGGGATTTGCGCATAAATGCGCTCAAAGGCCAGCAAAAAAGCGCGAATAACTGCAGCCCATGCCAATTTTTGTTTTGCAGCGCATGCGCTGGCACAAATTCCACCGTTTTCCTGACCGGATTGGGCGCTGCTTGAGATGCCTGCGGTTGCGCGCCGATGGCGTCAGATTTCAAGCTGCATTGCGCCAGCGGCAGGAAGAAACAGAGCAAAATGCCAAGGGAAAGCAGGCGTTTGAGTTTGAGCAGCATCATATGCACTTTCATCAAGCAGGGCTGTCGTGCGACAGCAAGGTGAAATAGATGGTATGCCGTCACACAAGGCGCCGGCCATATCCAAACCCCACAGTCTTTTGCAGATTATGCATTATGTTTGAATATGATTTCATGTCAATCGCACTATTTTTACAAGTGATTTGCGCAGCGGCGGCCTGGCATGCAGTGCTTCTGGCCGCTTATTTTTTGGCGTGAAAGCGCACAATCCGTATTTGCATCGCACAGCTGATCGGCTGCAAAGCCTGCAACATCAGTTCCAATGCCCCCTGTTCGCCAAAACCGCCTGTGCCAGCGCCAATTACAGGAAACGCGATGGATTGATAAGACTGCTGCTGCGCCAGTGCGATGGCGGAAGCGACGCTGTCTTGAATCGAGGCCCGGCTGGCGCGCCACCACATATTGATGCCGGCCACATGGATGATGGCTTTATGTGGCAGGCGCCCGGCGCCGGTCTGCACTGCGCCGCCGAGCGGAATCGGGCCCATGCGGCCCAATTCAAAAAACGGCTGCAAGCCTGCGCGCCTTTTGATGGCGCCGGATACGCCTTGCGGCAAGAGCAGCCACCAGGGGATGATATTCCTGTTCCAGGCGTTGACGATCACATCCACCTCTTGATCGAGGAGATCGCCATGGATAATCTGTGCGGTCGCCATGACTCTGTTCTTTTCTTGAAAAAATAGTATTTTGCTCAGGATCGCCCTGATTTGCATTGTTTCGCCCGGCAATGTGATCAACGTGGTTTGAGCGCCGACCAGCGGCGCCGGTTCACCTTTGAATGTGGGATAAAATGGAATATCCCCATCGCCCTGAATCATCCCGTGAAAAGCCCTGCCCGACAAGCCGAATTGCTGGCCCCCGATTGCTGCAATATCGGCGTCTTGATGCGCACCTTGCTGGCCGTGAATCTGCTGGTGTTTTGTGCGGAACTGCTGCGTCAGGGGCAGTGGCGGCAAGCCTTGTTTTCTTTTCTGGAGCTGGCCATGCTGCTTGAGTGGGCTACGCTCTTGCTCTTGTTTGCCTTGTGCGCTTTGCGCCGCTTGCTGCAGCGCTTGCCGGCCTTGCCGCCAGCCTGGGCGCAACGCGGTCTCTGCCTCGCCCTGCCTGCGCTCTTGGCCGGCGGCATGATCGCCCCCTTGCAGGGCGGCGATTGGTTTGCCAGCACCTATCCACAACTCAAATGGTGGAGCGCGGCAATCGGCGGCGCGGTGTTTGGCCTGGCTGTGCAGCATTATTATGAATTGCGCAACCGCGCCTTTTCCCCGGTTCTGGTCGAGGCGCGTTTGCAAGCGCTGCAGGCGCGCATCCGTCCGCATTTTTTGTTTAACAGCTTGAATGCGGTGCTGTCGATGATACGCAGCGAGCCGTTGCGCGCTGAAACCACCTTGGAGGATTTGGCCGATTTATTCCGGGTCTTGATGCGCGATGCGCGGGATTTGACGACATTGGGCGAAGAAATCAAGCTTTGCCGTCAATATCTGTCGATTGAAAAAATCCGTCTCGGCGAGCGCTTGCAAGTGCGCTGGGACATGACCAACACCACAGACGGTTTATTGCGGCGTGCGCAAATGCCGGCGCTGCTCTTGCAACCTTTGCTGGAAAATGCGGTGCATTATGGAATTGAGCCATATCCCAAGCCGGGCTTGATTACGGTGCGCATCACGCGTTCAATCGACAGAATTGAAATCGTCATCATCAACCCGTGCGACCCGCACAAAGAAGTCGAATCCGGCAATCAAATGGCGCTCGGCAATATTCGCGAACGGCTGGCCTTGTTGTACGATGTGGAGGCGCAGTTGACGCATGGCGTAGTGGACGGCAGTTATGAAGTGCGCTTGCGCTTCCCCTATGTGCGGGTGGCGCAGCCAAGCGCGGCGGCTTCAAATAAGAAGACAGGATCATGATCAAGATTTTTATTGTGGACGATGAAGCGCCGGCGCGCGTGCGCTTATCCACCTTGTTGTCGGATATTGCGGCAGAGTGCCCGCATGAGTTGGTCGGGCAGGCCGATGGCGCAGAACAGGCGCTGCAATTGATTCCGGAAAGTGGTGCGCAACTGGTCTTGCTGGATGTGCAAATGCCAGGCATGACCGGGCTGGAGTTGGCGGCGCATTTACAGAAATGCGACCATCCGCCGGCGGTGGTGTTTGTCACCGCGTTTGATGAATACGCCTTGCAGGCGTTTGAAGTGCATGCGCTGGATTACCTGGTCAAGCCGGTGCGCGCGCAGCGTCTGGCGCAGGCGCTCAAGCGCGCCGCCGCGATGCTGGCCACGCCGGCATTCGCTGCCCGGCAACAGGAAAAACTGCAGCAAACTTCGCAGCAACTGCGTCAGGCGCGCCAGCATTTTTCGGTGCAGGAAAGAGGCCGTGTGCTGCTGGTGCCGGTGGAGGAGGTGCTGTTTTTGCGCGCAGAGCAAAAATACGTCTGTTTGCGCACCAAGAGCCGCGAATATCTGATTGAAGAATCGCTGGTCTCGATTGAAGAGGAAATGAAAGAGCGCTTTGTGCGTGTGCACCGGAATGCCTTGGTGGCGCGCAATGCGATTGCCGGCGTGGAGAAAGGCGTGGCGGAGGCGGGCGAAGGCGCGGGGCAGGAAGCCTGGCTGGTGCTGGTGCGCGACAC includes:
- a CDS encoding LytTR family DNA-binding domain-containing protein is translated as MIKIFIVDDEAPARVRLSTLLSDIAAECPHELVGQADGAEQALQLIPESGAQLVLLDVQMPGMTGLELAAHLQKCDHPPAVVFVTAFDEYALQAFEVHALDYLVKPVRAQRLAQALKRAAAMLATPAFAARQQEKLQQTSQQLRQARQHFSVQERGRVLLVPVEEVLFLRAEQKYVCLRTKSREYLIEESLVSIEEEMKERFVRVHRNALVARNAIAGVEKGVAEAGEGAGQEAWLVLVRDTAFKLPISRRQWPIIKSLVK
- a CDS encoding histidine kinase → MKSPARQAELLAPDCCNIGVLMRTLLAVNLLVFCAELLRQGQWRQALFSFLELAMLLEWATLLLLFALCALRRLLQRLPALPPAWAQRGLCLALPALLAGGMIAPLQGGDWFASTYPQLKWWSAAIGGAVFGLAVQHYYELRNRAFSPVLVEARLQALQARIRPHFLFNSLNAVLSMIRSEPLRAETTLEDLADLFRVLMRDARDLTTLGEEIKLCRQYLSIEKIRLGERLQVRWDMTNTTDGLLRRAQMPALLLQPLLENAVHYGIEPYPKPGLITVRITRSIDRIEIVIINPCDPHKEVESGNQMALGNIRERLALLYDVEAQLTHGVVDGSYEVRLRFPYVRVAQPSAAASNKKTGS
- a CDS encoding macro domain-containing protein — protein: MATAQIIHGDLLDQEVDVIVNAWNRNIIPWWLLLPQGVSGAIKRRAGLQPFFELGRMGPIPLGGAVQTGAGRLPHKAIIHVAGINMWWRASRASIQDSVASAIALAQQQSYQSIAFPVIGAGTGGFGEQGALELMLQALQPISCAMQIRIVRFHAKK